In one window of Caballeronia sp. TF1N1 DNA:
- the cyoE gene encoding heme o synthase encodes MDSTTLHSPLGSRVSQYIALTKPRVTQLAVFCAVIGMFLATPGMVPWTVLIGGAVGIWLLAGAAFAINCLVEQKIDAKMRRTAWRPSARGQITSAQILTFSAVLGGIGMWTLYTFTNPLTMWLTVATFVGYAVIYTLLLKPYTPQNIVIGGASGAMPPALGWAAVTGAVPGDAWILVLIIFVWTPPHFWALALYRKKDYENAGLPMLPITHGEQYTRLHIFLYTVILFAVTLMPFISGMSGVIYLASAVALGAVFLGYAWKIYRDYSDALARKTFRYSIVYLSLLFGALLVDHYVRTVIGA; translated from the coding sequence ATGGATAGCACGACACTTCACTCCCCGCTTGGCAGCCGCGTATCGCAATACATTGCGCTGACCAAGCCGCGCGTCACGCAGCTTGCCGTGTTCTGCGCCGTCATCGGCATGTTCCTCGCCACGCCCGGCATGGTGCCGTGGACCGTTTTGATTGGTGGCGCGGTCGGCATCTGGCTGCTGGCGGGCGCTGCATTCGCCATCAACTGCCTCGTCGAACAGAAGATCGATGCCAAGATGCGTCGCACCGCGTGGCGTCCTTCGGCGCGCGGGCAAATCACGAGCGCGCAGATTCTTACGTTCTCGGCGGTGCTCGGCGGTATCGGCATGTGGACGCTTTATACGTTCACCAATCCGCTCACGATGTGGCTGACGGTTGCCACGTTCGTGGGATACGCCGTCATCTATACGTTGCTGCTCAAGCCTTACACGCCGCAGAACATCGTCATTGGTGGCGCTTCGGGTGCCATGCCGCCGGCGCTCGGTTGGGCGGCCGTCACGGGTGCGGTTCCCGGCGACGCGTGGATTCTCGTGCTCATCATCTTCGTCTGGACGCCGCCGCATTTCTGGGCGCTCGCGCTGTATCGCAAGAAGGATTACGAAAACGCCGGTCTGCCCATGCTGCCTATCACGCACGGCGAGCAGTACACGCGTCTGCATATCTTCCTGTACACGGTCATCCTGTTCGCGGTCACGCTGATGCCGTTCATCTCGGGCATGAGCGGCGTGATCTATCTGGCGAGCGCGGTTGCGCTGGGCGCGGTGTTTCTCGGTTACGCGTGGAAGATTTATCGCGATTACTCGGACGCGCTGGCGCGCAAGACCTTTCGTTATTCGATCGTGTATCTGTCGCTCTTGTTCGGCGCTCTTCTGGTCGATCATTACGTTCGCACGGTGATCGGTGCATGA
- a CDS encoding SCO family protein, whose protein sequence is MRAFFRKMLAPLLLALASMALLSACEKAPDFKNLDITGNKQFGSDFSLPDTSGKTRTLGDFKGKAVVLFFGYTHCPDVCPTTLAELTQALQQLGGKAKDVQVLMVTVDPARDTPDLLGQYVTAFNPAYVGLRPANDAELAKVAKDFRVYYAKSNGKTADDYTMDHTAASYVFDKDGKLRLFARDGQGVEPWVHDLKLLID, encoded by the coding sequence ATGAGGGCTTTCTTTCGCAAGATGCTCGCTCCGCTTTTGCTCGCGCTGGCGAGCATGGCGTTGCTCTCTGCATGCGAGAAGGCGCCCGATTTCAAGAACCTCGACATCACGGGCAACAAGCAGTTTGGCAGCGACTTCTCGTTGCCCGACACCAGCGGCAAGACGCGCACGCTCGGTGACTTCAAAGGCAAGGCCGTGGTTTTGTTTTTCGGCTATACGCATTGCCCGGATGTCTGCCCGACCACGCTCGCCGAACTCACGCAAGCATTGCAGCAACTCGGCGGTAAAGCGAAGGACGTGCAGGTGCTCATGGTCACGGTCGATCCCGCGCGCGACACGCCCGATCTTCTCGGTCAATACGTGACGGCGTTCAACCCGGCGTATGTCGGCTTGCGGCCGGCAAACGACGCCGAGCTTGCCAAAGTCGCGAAGGATTTCCGCGTGTACTACGCGAAGTCCAACGGCAAGACGGCGGACGACTACACGATGGATCACACCGCCGCGAGCTACGTGTTCGACAAGGACGGCAAGCTGCGTCTTTTCGCGCGCGACGGTCAGGGCGTCGAGCCGTGGGTGCATGACTTGAAGCTGCTGATCGACTGA